In Cicer arietinum cultivar CDC Frontier isolate Library 1 chromosome 1, Cicar.CDCFrontier_v2.0, whole genome shotgun sequence, one DNA window encodes the following:
- the LOC101510624 gene encoding MLO-like protein 13 isoform X3 translates to MLLGFISLLLTVFQGLISDICITPKHATQMLPCKRSDEGLEHEIHYDTIINKRRLFSSDSGSQHCRQEGKVPLLSLEALHHLHIFIFVLAVVHVVFCVVTMILGGVRIREWKSWEDHAQSMAISSSGETLRVEEAGFFDKYAQGYWRKAAVVGWLRSFFKQFYGSVTKYDYLALRHGFIKEHCPNKPSFDFHSYMIRTLEIDFKRVVGISWYLWLFVVLFLLLNLEGWHTYFWLAFLPLIILLLVGAKLEHIITRLAQEAVANVDRTERVKPSDEYFWFGRPAIVLHLLHFTLFQNAFEIAFFFWIWCTYGFDSCIMEKIAYVIPRLIMGVIVQVLCSYSTLPLYTIVTQMGSSYKKFDDMGESSSLFHRMTKESNQHPQIGEQSIIMMENHAISSTIELSHTV, encoded by the exons GACATTTGCATCACACCTAAGCATGCAACTCAAATGCTTCCATGCAAGAGGTCTGATGAAGGTTTAGAGCATGAGATACACTATGATactataatcaacaaaagaaggCTTTTTTCTTCAGATTCCGGTTCGCAGCATTGTAGGCAAGAG GGGAAGGTACCACTGTTATCACTGGAAGCATTGCATCATCTTCACATTTTCATCTTTGTATTGGCTGTTGTACATGTAGTATTCTGTGTGGTAACAATGATTCTTGGAGGTGTAAGG ATCCGTGAGTGGAAAAGCTGGGAAGATCATGCTCAGAGTATGGCAATAAGTTCAAGTg GTGAAACTCTTAGAGTAGAGGAAGCTGGGTTCTTCGATAAATATGCTCAAGGGTATTGGAGAAAAGCAGCTGTTGTTGGTTGGCTG AGATCATTCTTCAAACAATTCTATGGATCTGTTACAAAGTACGACTACCTTGCGCTGCGGCATGGATTTATCAAG GAACACTGCCCGAACAAGCCCAGTTTTGATTTTCATAGTTATATGATAAGGACACTTGAAATTGACTTCAAAAGAGTTGTAGGCATAAG TTGGTACCTGTGGCTGTTTGTTGTGCTGTTTTTGCTGTTGAATCTTGAAG GCTGGCACACTTATTTCTGGTTAGCCTTTTTACCATTGATA ATTCTACTTCTTGTGGGGGCAAAGTTAGAGCATATAATCACTCGTTTAGCCCAAGAGGCGGTAGCAAATGTAGACCGGACTGAACGAGTGAAACCATCCGATGAATACTTTTGGTTTGGCCGCCCCGCCATTGTCCTACACTTACTTCACTTCACTTTGTTTCAAAACGCGTTTGAGATCGCATTTTTCTTCTGGATTTGG TGCACATATGGATTTGATTCATGCATTATGGAGAAAATAGCCTACGTCATCCCAAGACTTATAATGGG TGTAATTGTTCAAGTGCTTTGCAGTTACAGCACCTTgcccctttacactattgtaaCTCAG ATGGGTAGCAGTTACAAGAAGTTTGATGATATGGGGGAATCATCTTCTTTGTTCCATAGAATGACCAAAGAATCAAATCAACATCCTCAAATTGGTGAACAATCAATTATCATGATGGAAAATCATGCTATATCATCTACAATTGAGCTTTCACATACTGTCTAA